The segment GCGTCGATGAGCCAGGCCCAGTCGATGCCGAAGGCGGTGGCGTATTTGCGCTTCAGATCGAGCGGGATTTCCTCGATGCTTTCGAGTTCGCCGTCGGTGTACTTGATCTTGGCCTGGATCTCGGGGTTCCAGAGGCCGCGCTTCTTGAGGTCTTTCACCAGGTAGGGGTTGAGCACCATGAAGTCGCCGGAGAGATTGCTCTTGGTGTAGAAGTTGGTGAAGAGTGGCTCGATGCAGGGGCTGGAGCCCATGATGTTGGAGATGGTGGCGGTGGGGGCGATGGCGAGGACGTTGCTGTTGCGCATGCCGTTTTTGGCGATCTTGGCGCGCAGGCCGGACCAGTCCATCTTGCCGCCGCGCGGCACTTCCACATCTACGCCGCGCTCTTTGGCGAGGAGATCGACGGTGTCCTGCGGGAGGAGGCCGCGGTCCCACTTGCTGCCTTTGTAGGTGGAGTAGGTGCCTTTCTCGCCGGCGAGGTCGCTGCTGGCCTCGTAGGCGTAGTAGGCGACGGCTTCCATGAATTCGTCATTGAACTCGACGGCTTCCTTGGAGGCGAAGGGCAGGCCTTTGCGGTAGAGGGCGTAGCCGAGGCCCATGACGCCGAGGCCGATAGGGCGGTGGCGGCTGTTGGCGGTCTGGGCGGCCGGGGTGGGGTAGTAGTTGATGTCGATGACGTTGTCGAGCATGCGCACGGCGACGCGGATGGTCTCGCGGAGCTTGGAGTGGTCGATGTTGCCGTTGTCGTCGAGGTGATTGTCGATGAGGACGGAGCCGAGGTTGCAGACGGCGGTCTCTTCGAAGCTGGTGTTGAGCGTGATCTCGGTGCAGAGATTGGAGCTGTGGATGACGCCGACGTGGTCCTGCGGGCTGCGGACGTTGCAGGGATCTTTGAAGGTGATCCAGGGGTGGCCGGTTTCGAAGATGGCCTTGAGCATCTTTTTCCACAGGTCGAGCGCCTCGATGGTGCGGCCAAAGATCTGACCCTTGGCGGCCATCTCTTCGTATTCGGCGTAGCGCTTTTCAAAGGCGCTGCCGTAGAGGTCGTGCAGGTCCGGGGTTTCGTTGGCGCGGAAGAGCGTCCATTTCTGGCGGTTCTCCATGCGCTTCATGAAGAGGTCGGGGATCCAGTTGGCGGTGTTGAGATCGTGGGTGCGGCGGCGTTCGTCGCCGGTGTTTACGCGAAGCTGGAGGAAGTCTTCGATGTCGTTGTGCCAGATTTCGAGGTAGGCGCAGCCGGAGCCACGGCGCTTGCCGCCCTGATTGACGGCGATGAGCTGGTCATTGTGCAGCTTGAGGAAGGGGATGACGCCCTGGCTTTCGCCATTGGTGCCTTTGATGTAGCCGCCGGTGCCGCGCACGGCGGTCCAGGAGCCGCCGAGGCCGCCGGCCCACTTGGAGAGGTAGGCATTGTCGGCGATGCCGCGCTGCATGATGGACTCGATGCTGTCGTCCACCTTGTAGAGATAGCAGGAGGAGAGCTGGCTGTGCATGGTGCCGCTGTTGAAGAGCGTGGGCGTGCTGGAGCAGAAGCGGCGGCCTTTGTAGAGGCGGTAGAGGGCGATGATCTTTTCCTCGGCGTTTTCCTTTTCCTGCACGCAGAGGCCCATGGCGACGCGCATCCAGAAGAGCTGGGGGGTTTCGAGGCGCTTGGAGGGCTTGACCTTCTTGTCCACGATCAGGTAGCGGTCATAGAGGGTCTGGATGCCGAGGAAGTCGAAGTCGAGGTCGGCGGCGGGGTCGAGAGCGTCGGCGATCTTGTCGAGGTCGTACTTGAGGAGCTGGGGGTGGAGGCGCTCGATCTCGATGCCACGGGCGAGGTTTTTGCGGAAGCCGCGGCGGTGGAAATTGGCGAGCTGGTCGATGCCGTGGTCCACGATGCTCCAGCCGAGCACCTCTTCATAGATGTAGGTGAGGAGCATGCGGCCGGCGAATTTGGCGAAGTCGGCATCTTTCTCCATGAGCGTGCGCGCATTGAGGATGATGGTGGTCTTGAGAGCCTCGACGGTGATCTCGCTGAAAATGGAGCGGCGGAGCTCCATCTCGATTTCGGCACGGGTGAGGCAGAGGTCGAGGCCGAGGCTGGCGAAGTCGATGCGGCGTTTGAGGTCCTGGCCGTCCCAGAGGAAGGTTTCGGTGGGGGAGACGCGGACGAGGATGAGGGTCTGCTGCTGGTCGGACTCCTGCTCGTCGAGGATGGCGGAGGCCTGCTCGTCTGCGGTGCGCATGTTGGAGCGCAGGGCGCGGTATTGGATGTAGGCGCGGGCGACTTTGAAGTAGCCCTGCTTCATGAGCTCTTCTTCGACGAGATTCTGCACGTCCTCGATGTGCATGAACTGCTTGCCTTCATTGGCGATGGAGCGGCTCACGGCCTCGGCGATCTGGACGGCGGGCGTGGAGTCCATCTCCATGGAGAGGAAGGCCTTGCGGACGGCGATCTCGATCTTGTTGTGGTTCCAGGGGACGAGCTGGCCGTTGCGGCGGATGACTTTGGTGGTGACCATGAGGGGTTGGATGGAGCCGGAATCGTGCATGTCGATATTGGCCAGGTTTTCGGTGCGCTTGCGGCGCTCGGCCAGGCTGCGAGCCACGTCGTGGGCATTGTGGCGCACCAGGGCACGCTCAATGACGTGGTAGATCTCCCTGGCGTTCAGCATGGGGGTCTCGCCGCCGGTGTCTGCCGTGCGCTGGGCCACCTCCTCGGCCACCGCACGGGAAATCGCCTGCACCAGCTGGCGGTTGGAGTCATTGAAGATCTCGCTTTTCTGATCGCGCACCATGAGCAGGTCGGTGATGGCATTGCCCACCGTTTCGGCGATTTCGCCCACGTCGAAGTCACGCTCGCTGCTGCCGATGCGCACTTTGGGCTTGGTGGCGGGCATTCCGGCCACGCCTGCGGTGAGGGCGCTCCACGCGAACTGGGGCTTTTCTTCCTGTGGGATGTGATGAGCGTAGCGCTTGAGCGCCTTGTCTTCTTTGAGCAGGTCGTGGGCGTGAGTCATGGCGGGAGGGGCAGGCTAGAGGTTGAGGTGGCGGAGCAGAGGGGAGGCGGAAACCGGGCAAAAAGAGGAGGGAATTCCCGCCGGAGATCTCCAGCGAAAAGTCGGCCAGTCGTTGAAAATTTAGAGGCAGAGAAATTAAAGATCGTCGTCGGAGCAGGTTTCGAGGGCGGAGGCCTTCTGATAGTCGGTCACCTTGCCTTCGAAGAAATTCTGCTCCTTCTTGATGTCCATCAGCTCCGCCAGCCAGGGGAGGGGGTTGCTGATGCCGGGGTTGAGCACCGGGAGGCCGCAGCCGTCGAGACGACGGTCGGCGATGTAGTCGGTGTAACGCTCGAATTCCTCGGCGCTGAGGCCGACGGCGTTGACGGGCAGGCAGTCGCGGATGAATTCCTTCTCCAGGGCGACGCCTTCGCGCATGATGTTGACCAGTTCCTGGCGGAATTCGGGGGTCCAGATCTCGGGGTTTTCCTCGATCAGGTCCATGAACAGGTTGCGGAAGACTTCGATGTGATTGGATTCGTCGCGCAGGGTGTAGCGGAACATCTGGCCGATGCCGGGGAACTTGTTCTGGCGGTAGAGGCTGAGGATCATGCCAAAGAGGCCGTAGAACTGGGTGCCCTCCATGCACTGGCCGAAGACGAAGATGTTCTTGGCCAGGAGCTGCATGTTTTCCACCTTGGTGAGGTCGAGGTCGCGGCGGAGGTTGTTGGAGTGCTTGGTGACGAACTCGTTTTTCTTCACGATCGTGGGGATCTGCTCGAACATGGCCTCGC is part of the Prosthecobacter vanneervenii genome and harbors:
- a CDS encoding ribonucleoside-diphosphate reductase subunit alpha, producing the protein MTHAHDLLKEDKALKRYAHHIPQEEKPQFAWSALTAGVAGMPATKPKVRIGSSERDFDVGEIAETVGNAITDLLMVRDQKSEIFNDSNRQLVQAISRAVAEEVAQRTADTGGETPMLNAREIYHVIERALVRHNAHDVARSLAERRKRTENLANIDMHDSGSIQPLMVTTKVIRRNGQLVPWNHNKIEIAVRKAFLSMEMDSTPAVQIAEAVSRSIANEGKQFMHIEDVQNLVEEELMKQGYFKVARAYIQYRALRSNMRTADEQASAILDEQESDQQQTLILVRVSPTETFLWDGQDLKRRIDFASLGLDLCLTRAEIEMELRRSIFSEITVEALKTTIILNARTLMEKDADFAKFAGRMLLTYIYEEVLGWSIVDHGIDQLANFHRRGFRKNLARGIEIERLHPQLLKYDLDKIADALDPAADLDFDFLGIQTLYDRYLIVDKKVKPSKRLETPQLFWMRVAMGLCVQEKENAEEKIIALYRLYKGRRFCSSTPTLFNSGTMHSQLSSCYLYKVDDSIESIMQRGIADNAYLSKWAGGLGGSWTAVRGTGGYIKGTNGESQGVIPFLKLHNDQLIAVNQGGKRRGSGCAYLEIWHNDIEDFLQLRVNTGDERRRTHDLNTANWIPDLFMKRMENRQKWTLFRANETPDLHDLYGSAFEKRYAEYEEMAAKGQIFGRTIEALDLWKKMLKAIFETGHPWITFKDPCNVRSPQDHVGVIHSSNLCTEITLNTSFEETAVCNLGSVLIDNHLDDNGNIDHSKLRETIRVAVRMLDNVIDINYYPTPAAQTANSRHRPIGLGVMGLGYALYRKGLPFASKEAVEFNDEFMEAVAYYAYEASSDLAGEKGTYSTYKGSKWDRGLLPQDTVDLLAKERGVDVEVPRGGKMDWSGLRAKIAKNGMRNSNVLAIAPTATISNIMGSSPCIEPLFTNFYTKSNLSGDFMVLNPYLVKDLKKRGLWNPEIQAKIKYTDGELESIEEIPLDLKRKYATAFGIDWAWLIDAAARRQKWIDQSQSVNLFCGESAMQTLSHMYRAAWRKGLKTTYYLRTRSASNIEKATSEVEKEKRGIVASTQAAAKREYTAEEVMACSIEAMKNGGTCEACQ
- a CDS encoding ribonucleotide-diphosphate reductase subunit beta gives rise to the protein MEKVYKIGNREFPLDQDKAEAAYAAKKVINGRKSMTFNLLPLKYQWAYDLYRIMKANHWEPEDIQMQKDVEQWRSNDISQNERWIIMMGIGYFSAAEGIVGDNIQHVVRELVTAPELKLVLGRHAHEENIHADSLLYMISSLGINPHECEAMFEQIPTIVKKNEFVTKHSNNLRRDLDLTKVENMQLLAKNIFVFGQCMEGTQFYGLFGMILSLYRQNKFPGIGQMFRYTLRDESNHIEVFRNLFMDLIEENPEIWTPEFRQELVNIMREGVALEKEFIRDCLPVNAVGLSAEEFERYTDYIADRRLDGCGLPVLNPGISNPLPWLAELMDIKKEQNFFEGKVTDYQKASALETCSDDDL